TTGCGCAGCAGACGGTATCACCGGCTTTGCGGCAGAGTCAAGTCAAATGTCCTTGGATTGCGGAGGGCGAGAGGCGGATTTCGGATTGGGGAATCTAGATTGTGGATTTCAGATTGCGGAATGCGGATTAATTTGGAGATTTCTTGCCGCGCTTCTTGAGGTACTTGCCCAATCCGAGTTTTTGTTCGCGGATTCCATCCACGACCAAGCCGGCGATGATCTCCGCCCCACGGGGAGAAAAATGGGTGTTATCCTGCACCCCCTTGGGATAGTTGGGGTTTTCTCCCGGCTTCAGCCAGAGAAAGAGCTGTTTTGAACTTTCCGCGCCGTATTGCCGGATCACCTGTTCGCTTTTGCGGTGCAGGTCGATCAACGGCACCCTGTACTCCGCCGCGACGCCCCGCACGATGTCAGGATATTCGCCATGGGAGTCGTAAAACTCACCCTGCTCATTGAATCGACGACGCATCACGGGCGTCAATAAAACCGGAACGGCCTTCTTCTCTCTCACGTCACGAACGAATCGGACCAGGTTGGCGCGATAGGCCTCGGGAGATGCATAGCGCTCCACCTTTTCCTTCGATTGGTCGTTGTGTCCGAATTGGATGAACACGTAGTCGCCCTTCTTCAACTTATCGACGATGGCCTGCCACAGTTTTTCTTCAATGAAGGTTCGCGTGGACCTGCCATTTTTTGCGTGATTCTCCACGCGGACTTTTCCTTCTTTGAAGCCCGCTTGCAGAGGTTCGCCCCAGCCGGTCTCAGGACGTTTTTCGGCAAGTTTTTCTGCCATGGTCGAGTCACCCGCCAGGTAGACTGTGATC
The DNA window shown above is from Terriglobia bacterium and carries:
- a CDS encoding rhamnogalacturonan acetylesterase; the encoded protein is MRYVKILILLLLLSGITVAKGPITVYLAGDSTMAEKLAEKRPETGWGEPLQAGFKEGKVRVENHAKNGRSTRTFIEEKLWQAIVDKLKKGDYVFIQFGHNDQSKEKVERYASPEAYRANLVRFVRDVREKKAVPVLLTPVMRRRFNEQGEFYDSHGEYPDIVRGVAAEYRVPLIDLHRKSEQVIRQYGAESSKQLFLWLKPGENPNYPKGVQDNTHFSPRGAEIIAGLVVDGIREQKLGLGKYLKKRGKKSPN